In the Piscinibacter sp. XHJ-5 genome, one interval contains:
- a CDS encoding alpha/beta hydrolase: MPLRESLLVRNNVRVAGVPDGPPMVFAHGFGCDQNMWRFVEPDFASRYRTVLFDYVGCGNSDRGAFQASRYDHLEGYAQDLLEVCETLDLHDAVLVAHSVSCMIGLLAAIRQPSRFSKLVMVAPSPRYLNDGAYVGGFERNDIESLLGLMDHNYIGWAGALAPMVMANPDQPELAAELEQSFCSTDPVAARVFARATFFADNRDDLPRAPVPSLILQVRDDAIAPLAVGEYLARYLPQSELVVLDATGHCPHMSHPALTIAAMERSLGPPRAG; encoded by the coding sequence ATGCCGCTGCGTGAAAGCCTTCTCGTCCGCAACAACGTGCGAGTCGCCGGCGTGCCCGACGGCCCGCCCATGGTGTTCGCCCACGGCTTCGGCTGCGACCAGAACATGTGGCGCTTCGTCGAGCCCGACTTTGCATCTCGCTACCGCACGGTGCTGTTCGACTACGTCGGCTGCGGCAACTCCGACCGCGGCGCGTTCCAGGCCTCGCGCTACGACCATCTCGAAGGCTATGCCCAGGACCTCCTCGAGGTCTGCGAGACGCTGGACCTGCACGACGCCGTGCTGGTCGCGCATTCGGTGAGTTGCATGATCGGCCTGCTGGCGGCGATCCGGCAGCCGTCGCGCTTTTCCAAGCTCGTGATGGTGGCGCCGTCGCCCCGCTACCTCAACGACGGCGCCTACGTCGGCGGCTTCGAGCGCAACGACATCGAGAGCCTGCTCGGCCTGATGGACCACAACTACATCGGATGGGCAGGCGCGCTGGCGCCGATGGTGATGGCCAACCCCGACCAACCCGAACTCGCCGCGGAACTGGAGCAGAGCTTCTGCTCCACCGATCCGGTGGCGGCCCGGGTCTTCGCGCGCGCCACCTTCTTCGCCGACAACCGCGACGACCTCCCGCGTGCGCCGGTGCCCTCGCTGATCCTGCAGGTGCGCGACGACGCGATCGCCCCGCTGGCGGTGGGCGAGTACCTCGCGCGGTACCTGCCGCAGTCTGAATTGGTGGTGCTGGACGCAACCGGTCACTGCCCGCACATGAGCCACCCCGCGCTGACCATCGCGGCGATGGAACGATCGCTGGGGCCCCCGCGTGCCGGTTGA
- a CDS encoding ATP-binding protein: MPVDPVAASARSLAHVPCGLLSFSDDGTVRHANACLHGWLDAPPGELVGMNVERLLTPASRIFHSTHFFPLLKLHGRADEIHLELRGMAGNDLPVLASAVRETADGEALNHCALITMVRRREFEAALVHARRAAEAATAAKDEFLAVVSHELRTPLSAIVGWVRLARSGKLDATMLQRAMDTIDRNAQMQAQLIEDLLDVSRIVSGKLRISPRAIDLPPVVEAAIDTSRPAAQAKGVELIVRVDRDAGIVHADPARMQQIVWNLVANAIKFTPKGGRVQVELVRASSRARVRVADTGRGIEPAQLPYLFDRFWQADAALQREHGGLGLGLSICKSLVELHGGSIRAESNGLGAGSVFTVDIPLAVATAGVAGLPPDHAQAEAESPLAGLRVLVVDDEADARGLMKMLLAGAGADCETASTVDEGLEAVVRQRPHAVVSDIGMSGKDGFDFIRALRTDPRYAAVGPTAIAVTGMARAQDRVNLLRAGFQALLVKPVEPAEVVAMVAALTRRG, encoded by the coding sequence GTGCCGGTTGACCCCGTCGCCGCTTCGGCACGGTCCCTCGCCCACGTTCCGTGCGGCCTGCTGTCGTTCAGCGACGACGGGACAGTCCGCCACGCCAACGCCTGCCTGCATGGATGGCTCGACGCGCCGCCAGGCGAGCTCGTCGGCATGAACGTCGAGCGGCTGCTGACGCCTGCTTCGCGCATCTTCCACAGCACGCACTTCTTTCCGCTGCTCAAGCTCCACGGCCGAGCCGACGAGATCCACCTGGAGCTGCGCGGCATGGCCGGCAACGACCTGCCGGTACTGGCCAGCGCGGTGCGCGAGACCGCGGACGGCGAGGCGCTCAACCACTGCGCGCTGATCACGATGGTGCGGCGGCGAGAGTTCGAGGCGGCGCTGGTCCACGCGCGGCGCGCGGCCGAAGCCGCCACCGCCGCGAAGGACGAATTCCTCGCGGTCGTCTCGCACGAGCTGCGCACGCCGCTGAGCGCCATCGTCGGCTGGGTGCGGCTTGCGCGCTCGGGCAAGCTCGATGCAACGATGCTGCAGCGCGCGATGGACACCATCGACCGCAACGCGCAGATGCAGGCACAGCTGATCGAGGACCTGCTCGACGTGTCGCGCATCGTGAGCGGCAAGCTGCGCATCAGCCCGCGTGCGATCGACCTGCCGCCGGTGGTCGAAGCGGCGATCGACACCTCGCGGCCGGCAGCGCAGGCCAAGGGCGTGGAGCTGATCGTGCGCGTCGACCGCGACGCCGGCATCGTGCACGCCGACCCCGCGCGCATGCAGCAGATCGTCTGGAACCTGGTCGCCAACGCGATCAAGTTCACGCCCAAGGGCGGGCGGGTGCAGGTCGAGCTGGTGCGCGCCAGCTCGCGGGCGCGGGTGCGCGTGGCCGACACCGGCCGCGGCATCGAGCCGGCCCAGCTGCCCTACCTGTTCGACCGCTTCTGGCAGGCCGACGCCGCGCTGCAGCGCGAGCACGGCGGCCTGGGACTGGGGCTGTCGATCTGCAAGAGCCTGGTCGAGCTGCATGGCGGCTCGATCCGCGCCGAGAGCAACGGACTGGGGGCGGGGTCCGTGTTCACGGTGGACATCCCGCTCGCGGTGGCCACCGCCGGCGTCGCGGGCCTGCCGCCCGACCACGCGCAGGCCGAGGCCGAGTCGCCACTGGCCGGCTTGCGCGTGCTGGTCGTCGACGATGAGGCCGATGCGCGCGGGTTGATGAAGATGCTGCTGGCCGGCGCGGGCGCCGATTGCGAGACCGCGTCGACCGTCGACGAGGGCCTGGAGGCGGTGGTGCGGCAGCGGCCGCATGCCGTGGTGTCCGACATCGGCATGTCAGGCAAGGACGGCTTCGACTTCATCCGCGCGCTGCGCACCGACCCGCGTTATGCCGCGGTCGGGCCGACCGCGATCGCCGTCACCGGCATGGCGCGCGCCCAGGATCGCGTGAACCTGCTGCGCGCCGGCTTCCAGGCGCTGCTGGTCAAGCCGGTGGAGCCGGCGGAAGTCGTGGCGATGGTGGCAGCGCTGACGCGGCGGGGATAG
- a CDS encoding DEAD/DEAH box helicase, which yields MPSGSPTDTAVPGHFRPRLTLQTLTRGDGLLGLRGVPGFGPRSTQATVAQAHWTYATASGLSWDAPAPTRVLNTRPRPTELLRGAWNERVLLLRDLAAEADARDALWASGLRPLPVEALQWRHPEAADGHDALWSLAEESHFGDFWAEQVPRLQAAGWQIVVRPGFAHMSVPVQKWRLVIDPVGDEPGRELAELGERAPLISALRQPHRSGSWMLSLGIEVDGETLDLVPLLADLIRRDARWLDAREIAAMPDSAIVHLRAPGGRRIEARAAPLKAIVGAMVDLLTDPHRARHEGPIRLSTWEAHRLEALRDGLAETQAARAGEHGTWQVQGEAGIAALTRRLREAGTPPPVEAPAGLGLTLRPYQLQGLAWLQYLREHHLAGILADDMGLGKTAQVLAHVLLEQQAGRLDRPALVVLPTSLIANWRAEAARIAPALRTLTLQGARRHRHVQHIGEHDLVFTTYPLLWRDLEALQQQPWHLLILDEAQMVKNADSRAAGALRRLDARHRLCVTGTPLENHLGELWAHFDLLMPGFLGDARTFARQWRRPIETRGETLRAQLLAQRVRPFILRRRKQDVAAELPPKTEVIRRVQLHGEQRALYESVRLAADEQVRRVLQRSNFAGAQIAILDALLKLRQVCCDPRLVKGRATSPTMGSAKMDLLTDMLPELVAEGRRVLVFSQFTEMLALVQQALSALALAHLTLTGETPPRERGAIVARFQARQDESVLLLSLKAGGVGLNLTAADTVIHLDPWWNPAVERQATDRAHRIGQDQPVFVYKLLVEGSIEERMLALQERKTAMAEGVLGSDADRAVKFSETDLAGLLAPLEAAGHTD from the coding sequence ATGCCTTCCGGCTCGCCCACCGACACCGCAGTCCCCGGCCACTTCCGCCCTCGCCTGACGCTGCAGACGCTCACTCGCGGCGACGGGCTCCTGGGCCTGCGCGGCGTGCCCGGCTTCGGCCCGCGCAGCACGCAGGCGACAGTGGCGCAAGCGCACTGGACCTATGCGACCGCAAGCGGCCTGTCCTGGGACGCGCCCGCGCCCACGCGCGTGCTCAACACGCGGCCCAGGCCGACCGAGCTGCTGCGCGGTGCGTGGAATGAGCGGGTACTGCTGCTGCGCGACCTCGCTGCCGAAGCCGACGCCCGCGACGCACTGTGGGCCAGCGGCTTGCGGCCCTTGCCGGTGGAGGCGCTGCAGTGGCGCCACCCGGAAGCAGCCGATGGCCATGACGCGCTGTGGAGTCTGGCCGAGGAGTCGCACTTCGGCGATTTCTGGGCCGAGCAGGTGCCCCGGCTCCAGGCCGCTGGTTGGCAGATCGTCGTGCGGCCCGGCTTCGCGCACATGAGCGTGCCGGTGCAGAAGTGGCGCCTGGTGATCGACCCGGTCGGCGACGAGCCGGGGCGCGAACTGGCCGAGCTGGGCGAGCGAGCGCCCCTGATCTCCGCGCTGCGCCAGCCGCATCGCAGCGGCTCGTGGATGCTGAGCCTGGGCATCGAGGTCGACGGCGAAACGCTCGACCTGGTGCCGCTCCTGGCCGATCTGATCAGGCGCGACGCGCGCTGGCTCGACGCACGCGAGATCGCGGCCATGCCCGACAGCGCGATCGTGCACCTGCGCGCGCCCGGCGGGCGGCGCATCGAGGCGCGGGCCGCGCCGCTGAAGGCCATCGTCGGGGCCATGGTCGACCTGCTGACCGATCCGCACCGGGCACGGCACGAGGGACCGATCCGCCTCTCGACCTGGGAGGCGCATCGCCTCGAAGCGCTGCGCGACGGGCTGGCCGAAACGCAGGCCGCACGCGCGGGCGAGCACGGCACCTGGCAAGTGCAAGGCGAAGCCGGCATCGCGGCCCTGACCCGGCGCTTGCGCGAGGCGGGCACACCCCCGCCGGTGGAGGCGCCGGCGGGGCTGGGGCTCACGCTGCGCCCCTACCAGCTGCAGGGCCTGGCCTGGCTGCAATACCTGCGCGAGCACCACCTGGCCGGCATCCTCGCCGACGACATGGGCCTGGGCAAGACGGCGCAGGTGCTGGCCCATGTGCTGCTGGAGCAGCAGGCGGGGCGGCTGGACCGGCCCGCGCTCGTCGTGCTGCCCACGTCGCTCATCGCCAACTGGCGGGCCGAGGCCGCGCGCATCGCGCCCGCCTTGCGCACGCTGACGCTGCAGGGTGCGCGGCGGCACCGGCATGTTCAACACATCGGCGAGCACGACCTCGTGTTCACCACCTATCCGCTGTTGTGGCGCGACCTGGAGGCGCTGCAGCAGCAGCCGTGGCACCTGCTCATCCTCGACGAAGCGCAGATGGTCAAGAACGCCGACAGCCGCGCGGCCGGAGCATTGCGGCGCCTCGACGCGCGCCATCGCCTGTGCGTGACCGGCACCCCGCTCGAGAACCACCTGGGAGAGCTCTGGGCGCACTTCGACCTGCTGATGCCGGGCTTCCTCGGCGACGCTCGCACGTTCGCGCGCCAATGGCGCCGGCCCATCGAGACCCGCGGCGAGACGCTGCGCGCACAGCTGCTGGCCCAGCGCGTGCGGCCCTTCATCCTGCGACGTCGCAAGCAGGACGTGGCGGCCGAGCTGCCGCCGAAGACCGAAGTGATCCGCCGCGTGCAGCTTCACGGCGAGCAACGCGCCCTGTACGAGAGCGTGCGCCTGGCCGCCGACGAACAGGTGCGGCGCGTCCTGCAGCGCAGCAACTTCGCCGGCGCGCAGATCGCGATCCTCGATGCGCTGCTGAAGCTGCGCCAGGTGTGCTGCGACCCGCGGCTCGTGAAGGGCCGGGCGACATCGCCCACGATGGGCAGCGCGAAGATGGACCTGCTCACCGACATGCTGCCCGAACTGGTGGCCGAAGGCCGCCGCGTCCTGGTGTTCAGCCAGTTCACCGAGATGCTCGCGCTGGTCCAGCAGGCGTTGTCGGCGCTGGCACTTGCACACCTCACCCTGACCGGCGAGACGCCGCCGCGCGAACGCGGCGCCATCGTCGCGCGGTTCCAGGCCCGGCAGGACGAGTCGGTGCTGTTGCTGAGTCTGAAGGCCGGCGGCGTGGGCCTCAACCTCACTGCGGCCGACACGGTGATCCATCTCGACCCGTGGTGGAACCCGGCCGTCGAACGCCAGGCCACCGACCGCGCGCACCGCATCGGCCAGGACCAGCCCGTGTTCGTCTACAAATTGCTGGTCGAGGGCAGCATCGAGGAGCGGATGCTGGCGCTGCAGGAAAGAAAGACGGCCATGGCCGAGGGGGTGCTGGGCAGCGACGCAGATCGTGCCGTGAAGTTCAGCGAGACCGATCTGGCGGGCCTGCTCGCGCCGCTGGAAGCGGCGGGGCACACCGACTGA
- a CDS encoding GNAT family N-acetyltransferase, which yields MSLPTPTMHTARLLLRPFTAADADALFVLHSSPRVLRYWDAPPWTERARADRFIAACRQIEQEGTGARLAIERAADGRFIGWCGLVRWNPDHRSARMGYCLDDAAWGQGFATEAAGALLQWAFDTLDLNRVQAETDTRNTASGRVLEKLGFVREGMLRQDCIVDGEVSDSWVYGLLRREWKPVPTRSAAS from the coding sequence ATGTCCTTGCCCACCCCGACCATGCACACCGCTCGCCTGCTGTTGCGCCCTTTCACGGCAGCCGATGCGGACGCCCTCTTCGTGCTGCACAGCAGCCCGCGCGTGTTGCGCTACTGGGACGCACCACCGTGGACGGAGCGCGCGCGAGCGGATCGCTTCATCGCGGCTTGCCGGCAGATCGAGCAGGAAGGCACCGGTGCGCGGCTGGCCATCGAGCGCGCCGCCGACGGCAGGTTCATCGGCTGGTGCGGTCTGGTCCGCTGGAACCCGGACCATCGCAGCGCGAGGATGGGCTACTGCCTCGACGACGCGGCATGGGGCCAGGGCTTTGCCACCGAGGCCGCAGGCGCCTTGTTGCAGTGGGCTTTCGACACGCTGGACCTCAACCGCGTCCAGGCCGAGACCGACACGCGCAACACGGCCTCGGGCCGCGTGCTGGAGAAGCTGGGGTTCGTGCGCGAAGGCATGTTGCGACAAGACTGCATCGTGGACGGCGAGGTATCGGACTCCTGGGTGTACGGGCTTCTCAGGCGGGAATGGAAGCCGGTGCCGACACGGTCAGCGGCGAGCTGA
- a CDS encoding LysR family transcriptional regulator — protein sequence MLNQIDLARADLNLLVLFQTVLEERHVGRAAERLNLTPSAVSHGLGRLRRLLNDPLFLKTPKGVVPTDRAARLAPPIADVLARVRSVLSSAAPFDPGASTRRFTIGAPDAASAVFLPPLLAALRPVAPGIDITLRQLLPVAGEGPERAWRSAWADLEARSIDMAIVPSDEIPLRFRKQLLYEEDFVIAMRARHPFKRNPSLDRYCEAQHLVVSMTGDPHGFVDEALARHGRARRVALTVPNFMFALTTVSQTDLVCALPRRFAAMHAARFGVVTIDPPLQLSGFRLNIAVPEVALMDAGIAWLLALVQRTGPRLERAPRRRQSGMSA from the coding sequence GTGCTGAACCAGATTGATCTAGCGCGTGCCGACCTCAATCTGCTGGTGCTGTTCCAGACCGTCCTTGAAGAGCGCCACGTGGGCCGCGCCGCGGAGCGGCTCAACCTCACGCCCTCGGCCGTCAGCCACGGGCTCGGACGGCTGCGACGGCTGCTCAACGATCCCCTGTTCCTGAAGACGCCCAAGGGCGTCGTGCCGACCGACCGGGCGGCACGGCTGGCCCCGCCGATTGCCGATGTGCTGGCCCGGGTGCGCAGCGTCCTGTCCAGCGCCGCGCCGTTCGATCCCGGTGCGTCCACGCGACGCTTCACGATCGGCGCGCCCGACGCCGCGTCCGCCGTGTTCCTGCCGCCGCTGCTGGCCGCGCTGCGCCCGGTCGCGCCTGGAATCGACATCACGTTGAGGCAGCTGCTGCCCGTGGCGGGCGAGGGCCCCGAGCGCGCCTGGCGGTCTGCGTGGGCCGACCTCGAGGCCCGCTCGATCGACATGGCGATCGTTCCCTCGGACGAGATTCCGTTGCGGTTCCGAAAGCAACTGCTCTACGAGGAGGACTTCGTCATTGCGATGCGCGCGCGGCATCCGTTCAAGCGAAACCCGAGCCTCGACCGCTACTGCGAAGCGCAGCACCTGGTCGTCTCCATGACCGGCGATCCCCACGGCTTCGTGGACGAGGCGCTGGCCCGGCACGGAAGAGCGCGCCGGGTCGCCCTCACCGTCCCGAACTTCATGTTCGCGCTCACGACCGTGTCGCAAACCGACCTCGTCTGCGCATTGCCCAGGCGATTCGCCGCGATGCACGCGGCGCGCTTCGGCGTCGTCACCATCGACCCGCCGCTGCAGCTCAGCGGGTTCAGGCTCAACATCGCCGTGCCGGAGGTGGCACTGATGGACGCCGGCATTGCGTGGCTGCTGGCGCTCGTTCAGCGCACGGGGCCGCGGCTGGAACGAGCGCCGCGCCGCAGGCAGTCGGGCATGTCTGCATGA
- a CDS encoding nuclear transport factor 2 family protein, whose amino-acid sequence MSHTRRAILVGAGPAFVSAAAPTAALSAPQTRPATSADPEVDALAARAEQAHAALMVGDIGRYRALIRLSDDFVLMAPFGGPSSQSARLSEERWASIGRFFRNGRDSTLELVQAYRAADMVVLAVIERTHVEVGGLKGQDWALRVTLVFRKEKDDWRLVHRHADPLVESITVEQAAALARPRPVS is encoded by the coding sequence ATGTCACACACTCGCCGTGCCATCCTCGTGGGCGCAGGTCCCGCGTTCGTTTCAGCCGCGGCCCCGACCGCTGCGCTGAGCGCGCCGCAGACGCGCCCTGCGACCTCCGCGGATCCGGAGGTCGATGCGCTCGCGGCGCGCGCCGAGCAGGCGCACGCCGCGCTGATGGTCGGCGACATCGGTCGATACCGGGCCCTGATCCGTCTGTCCGACGACTTCGTGCTGATGGCGCCCTTCGGTGGTCCATCGTCGCAAAGCGCCCGCTTGTCCGAGGAACGCTGGGCGTCGATCGGTCGCTTCTTCAGGAACGGCCGGGACTCCACGCTCGAGCTCGTGCAGGCGTACCGCGCAGCCGACATGGTGGTGCTCGCGGTGATCGAGCGCACGCACGTCGAAGTCGGCGGACTGAAGGGCCAGGACTGGGCGCTGCGCGTGACGCTGGTCTTCCGCAAGGAAAAGGACGACTGGCGACTGGTCCACCGGCATGCCGATCCGCTGGTGGAAAGCATCACCGTGGAGCAGGCCGCGGCGCTCGCACGGCCTCGGCCGGTGTCGTGA
- a CDS encoding LysR family transcriptional regulator, giving the protein MAINFDLNDLLAFRAVAELTNFRRAAESVHLSQPAFSRRIDKLEQALGVRLLERTTRRVTLTAVGRDFERKVRELLDELDSTLLGIRGVAATRMGEVTVACVPSTVYYYLSEVVRRYHERCPKVRVKVLDAGANEVLASVARGEADFGLNFIGAQEGELEFKPLVEERFVAACRRDHPVARMRRVSWAQLGEFDFISVGRTSGNRVLLDQALAGVAGRPQAIYEAQHVTTTLGLVEAGLGVAAVPSMAMPGPDHPLLVSVPLIDPVVTRKVGLIRRRGRSLSPAAQQLFDLFGAMKGRNKKSPAD; this is encoded by the coding sequence ATGGCCATCAACTTCGACCTCAACGACCTGCTCGCGTTCAGGGCGGTGGCCGAGCTGACCAACTTCCGACGCGCCGCCGAGTCCGTGCACCTGTCGCAGCCGGCGTTCAGTCGCCGCATCGACAAGCTCGAGCAGGCGCTCGGCGTGCGCCTGCTGGAGCGCACCACCCGGCGCGTGACCCTCACCGCGGTCGGCCGCGACTTCGAGCGCAAGGTCCGCGAGCTGCTCGACGAGCTCGACTCGACGCTGCTCGGCATCCGCGGGGTGGCGGCGACGCGCATGGGCGAGGTGACGGTCGCGTGCGTGCCGTCAACGGTCTACTACTACCTCTCGGAGGTCGTCCGCCGCTACCACGAGCGGTGTCCGAAGGTGCGCGTGAAGGTGCTCGACGCCGGCGCCAACGAAGTGCTGGCCTCGGTGGCGCGCGGCGAGGCCGACTTCGGCCTCAACTTCATCGGCGCGCAGGAGGGCGAGCTGGAGTTCAAGCCGCTGGTCGAGGAACGCTTCGTCGCCGCCTGCCGGCGCGACCATCCCGTCGCGAGGATGCGCCGGGTGAGTTGGGCGCAGCTGGGTGAATTCGATTTCATCTCGGTGGGGCGCACTTCGGGAAATCGCGTGTTGCTCGACCAGGCGCTCGCCGGCGTCGCCGGTCGCCCCCAGGCCATCTACGAGGCACAGCACGTCACGACGACGTTGGGCTTGGTGGAGGCCGGCCTCGGCGTGGCCGCCGTGCCGTCGATGGCGATGCCCGGGCCCGACCACCCGCTGCTGGTCAGCGTGCCGCTGATCGACCCGGTGGTCACGCGCAAGGTGGGGCTGATCCGACGTCGCGGGCGGTCGCTGTCGCCCGCGGCTCAACAACTGTTCGACCTGTTCGGTGCGATGAAAGGCCGGAATAAGAAGTCCCCGGCCGATTGA